ACTGGCAGCCGATGAACCACGGGTGCTCGCGCAGCTCGATGATCTCAACTAGCTGGCCATCCATCGAGCGGCCGGCAATGTTCAAACCGGCGCGGACCAAGATCTCCGCGTATTGATTGTTGAATTCGTAACGGTGGCGATGCCGTTCGAGGATTACGTCCTTGCCATAGATCGACTGCACGAGGCTGTCCGGGGTCAAGCGGCATTCTTGACCGCCCAAGCGCATGCTGCCGCCGAGATCGGAGGATTCATCGCGGTGTTCGACGGAGCCATCGGCCGTGGTCCATTCCGTAATGAGTGCGATGACCGGATGCGGTGTCTCGCGGTAAAATTCGGTGCTATGGGCGCCCGTGAGCCCGGCGACATGGCGCGCGAACTCGATCACGGCGACTTGCATCCCTAGGCAAATGCCGAGGTAGGGTACGCGGCGCTCGCGCGCGAAGCGCACCGCTTCGATCTTCCCTTCGATTCCGCGCCGGCCGAATCCTCCGGGGACGAGCACGGCATCCATGCCCTCCAAACACACGGTGCCCTGCCGTTCGATCTGCTCGGAGTCGAAATAGTGGATGGCGACGCGCGCGCGGTTGTGGAGCCCGCCGTGGGTCAAGGCCTCGGAGAGGGATTTATAGGATTCGGTCAGCTCGACGTACTTCCCGACCATTGCTACGTTGACCTCGGCGAGCGGATGTTCTATCGCATCGACGACGCCCTCCCACTGGCGCAGATCGGCGTTCGGGACCTCGAGCGCCAGCCGCTCGACGACGATGGCATCGAGGCCCTGCTCATGAAAGATGAGGGGGATCCTGTAAATGTTGTCCACATCGATCGCCGAGATAACGGCGCGCTCCTCGACGTTGGTAAAGAGCGCGATCTTCTTGCGTTCGGCGGGCGGGAGCGGCCGGTCC
The sequence above is a segment of the Pseudomonadota bacterium genome. Coding sequences within it:
- a CDS encoding CTP synthase, which gives rise to MTRFIFVTGGVVSSLGKGIASASLGALLEARGLKVTLIKLDPYINVDPGTMSPFQHGEVYVTEDGTETDLDLGHYERFVRTRMGKRNNYTTGRIYWNVIRKERRGDYLGGTVQVIPHITDEIKDCIRSAAGGADIAMVEIGGTVGDIESLPFLEAIRQFRIELGPKQTLYIHLTLVPYIASAGEIKTKPTQHSVKELRSIGIQPDILLCRVDRPLPPAERKKIALFTNVEERAVISAIDVDNIYRIPLIFHEQGLDAIVVERLALEVPNADLRQWEGVVDAIEHPLAEVNVAMVGKYVELTESYKSLSEALTHGGLHNRARVAIHYFDSEQIERQGTVCLEGMDAVLVPGGFGRRGIEGKIEAVRFARERRVPYLGICLGMQVAVIEFARHVAGLTGAHSTEFYRETPHPVIALITEWTTADGSVEHRDESSDLGGSMRLGGQECRLTPDSLVQSIYGKDVILERHRHRYEFNNQYAEILVRAGLNIAGRSMDGQLVEIIELREHPWFIGCQFHPEFTSTPRDGHPLFTSYIQAALAYRIGQHPKLRDAVM